The following coding sequences lie in one Mesorhizobium sp. NZP2298 genomic window:
- a CDS encoding glycoside hydrolase family 108 protein: MDRNFARALALVLKSEGGWSDNLADPGGATMKGVTLANFRRYVKADASKADLKKIGDDQVATVYRRFYWDAVLGAELPDGVDYAVFDFAVNSGPGRAAKYLQATVGVSQDGRIGPATLAAARERPAGIVIDQLCDARLEFLKRLPTWGAFGRGWSDRVKSVRAQSLLMSTPATVPAPPATPALFPGPVPPPPDAETSAPEAPAAEPGSAAGSGIPVAAKAGGVIAACLLLAYAAWHHIAVALQGIF; encoded by the coding sequence ATGGACCGCAACTTTGCGCGGGCGCTTGCGCTCGTCCTGAAATCCGAGGGCGGCTGGTCGGACAATCTGGCTGATCCCGGCGGCGCCACGATGAAGGGCGTGACGCTGGCGAATTTTCGCCGTTATGTGAAGGCCGATGCCAGCAAGGCCGATCTGAAGAAGATCGGCGACGACCAGGTCGCGACCGTCTATCGGCGGTTCTACTGGGACGCCGTGCTTGGCGCGGAGCTGCCTGACGGTGTCGACTACGCCGTGTTCGATTTCGCTGTGAACAGCGGGCCGGGCAGGGCGGCAAAATACCTGCAGGCAACCGTGGGCGTCTCCCAGGACGGGCGCATCGGTCCGGCCACGCTGGCGGCGGCCAGGGAGAGACCCGCTGGCATCGTCATCGACCAGCTTTGTGATGCCCGTCTGGAGTTTCTCAAGCGATTGCCGACATGGGGAGCATTCGGGCGGGGCTGGTCCGATCGGGTCAAGTCCGTGCGGGCCCAGTCCTTGCTGATGTCGACCCCCGCGACAGTGCCTGCGCCGCCCGCAACGCCAGCGCTGTTCCCTGGGCCTGTCCCGCCTCCACCCGATGCTGAAACGTCCGCCCCAGAGGCGCCTGCTGCCGAGCCTGGCTCGGCAGCAGGTTCAGGGATTCCGGTTGCCGCCAAGGCTGGCGGGGTCATCGCCGCCTGCCTGCTGCTTGCCTATGCCGCCTGGCACCACATTGCCGTTGCCCTGCAAGGGATATTCTGA
- a CDS encoding ABC transporter permease, translating into MSALLSFLLGNPTLLGIGAAIFAALGWGVRQRLAGERSERARQAADEAAAHDIADQVQNDIGALPAATARKELKSWARD; encoded by the coding sequence ATGAGCGCGCTGCTGTCCTTCCTGCTCGGCAATCCGACCCTTCTCGGCATCGGTGCGGCCATCTTCGCGGCGCTCGGCTGGGGCGTTCGCCAGCGGCTTGCCGGCGAACGCAGCGAACGTGCCAGGCAGGCCGCCGACGAGGCCGCGGCGCACGACATCGCGGACCAGGTCCAGAACGATATCGGCGCGCTGCCGGCCGCCACCGCGCGAAAGGAGCTCAAATCATGGGCAAGGGATTGA